From a single Populus trichocarpa isolate Nisqually-1 chromosome 17, P.trichocarpa_v4.1, whole genome shotgun sequence genomic region:
- the LOC18106941 gene encoding UDP-glycosyltransferase 74E2 isoform X10, producing MEKQERICHVAVIPYPAQGHINPMIQFSKQLASKGLQVTLVIFSSQTLSTPASLGSVKVVTVSDSSDTGSSSIGDLLKQFQATVAPKLPQLVVELGISSGHPVSCLVYDSFMPWVLEIARQLGLIGASFFTQSCAVSSVYYQIHEGQLKIPLEKFPVSVPGLPPLDVDELPSFVHDMESEYSSILTVVVNQFLNFRGADWVFVNSFNTLEEEVVNCLASQRSIKPIGPMIPSVYLDRQLEDDTEYGLSLFKPALDGCMQWLESKETGSVVYVSFGSMAALGEEQMAEIAWGLRRSDCYFLWVVRESEEKKLPCNFVEGSSEKGLIVTWSPQLEVLSHKSVGCFMTHCGWNSTLEALSLGVPMVAVPQWTDQPTNAKYIADVWRVGVRVKANEKGIVTKEELEKCTREVMEGERGSEMRRNSEKWKKLAKTAMGEGGSSDKNITEFAAKIASKFNETTDSKA from the exons atggagaagcaaGAAAGAATCTGTCATGTAGCGGTCATACCTTATCCTGCTCAAGGTCACATTAACCCCATGATCCAGTTCTCCAAGCAACTAGCCTCCAAAGGACTCCAAGTAACACTGGTCATCTTCTCAAGCCAGACGCTCTCGACGCCTGCCTCGCTTGGCTCAGTCAAAGTGGTGACCGTTTCTGATAGTTCTGATACAGGCAGCAGTTCCATAGGTGACCTTCTAAAACAATTCCAAGCTACAGTGGCACCAAAACTGCCACAACTCGTTGTAGAACTAGGTATCTCTTCTGGGCATCCAGTAAGTTGCCTAGTGTATGACTCATTCATGCCTTGGGTTCTAGAGATAGCTAGACAGCTTGGCCTCATTGGGGCTTCCTTCTTCACACAGTCATGTGCTGTTAGCTCTGTCTACTACCAAATCCATGAGGGGCAGCTAAAGATTCCACTAGAGAAGTTTCCTGTATCAGTTCCAGGGCTGCCACCTCTAGACGTTGATGAACTGCCATCATTCGTGCACGACATGGAATCAGAATACTCATCTATACTTACCGTAGTAGTCAATCAGTTTTTGAATTTCAGGGGAGCTGATTGGGTCTTTGTGAACAGTTTCAACACCCTGGAGGAGGAG GTGGTAAACTGCCTGGCAAGCCAGAGGTCAATCAAGCCAATAGGACCCATGATTCCATCAGTTTACTTGGACAGGCAGCTAGAGGATGACACGGAGTATGGCCTCAGCCTCTTCAAACCTGCTCTCGACGGTTGCATGCAATGGCTAGAGTCAAAGGAAACTGGCTCCGTGGTTTACGTGTCATTTGGAAGCATGGCTGCTCTGGGAGAAGAGCAAATGGCAGAAATAGCTTGGGGCCTAAGGAGGAGCGACTGCTACTTCTTGTGGGTAGTCAGAGAATCGGAAGAGAAAAAACTTCCATGCAACTTTGTGGAGGGGTCCTCAGAGAAGGGTCTGATTGTGAC CTGGAGCCCTCAGCTAGAGGTTCTGTCTCACAAGTCTGTTGGTTGCTTCATGACTCATTGCGGGTGGAACTCGACGCTTGAAGCGTTGAGCTTAGGAGTGCCAATGGTGGCAGTGCCACAGTGGACTGATCAACCAACAAATGCGAAGTACATAGCAGATGTTTGGCGTGTAGGAGTTAGAGTGAAGGCAAATGAAAAGGGGATTGTCACAAAGGAAGAGTTAGAAAAGTGTACGAGGGAAGTCATGGAAGGTGAAAGAGGGAGTGAGATGAGAAGGAATTCTGAGAAATGGAAGAAACTAGCCAAAACAGCCATGGGTGAAGGTGGAAGCTCTGATAAGAATATTACGGAATTTGCAGCAAAGATTGCTAGCAAGTTCAATGAAACCACAGATTCAAAAGCGTGA
- the LOC18106941 gene encoding UDP-glycosyltransferase 74E2 isoform X6 has translation MEKQERICHVVVIPYPVQGHINPMIQFSKQLASKGLQVTLVIFSSQTLSTPASLGSVKVVTVSDSSDTGSSSIGDLLKQFQATVAPKLPQLVVELGISSGHPVSCLVYDSFMPWVLEIARQLGLIGASFFTQSCAVSSVYYQIHEGQLKIPLEKFPVSVPGLPPLDVDELPSFVHDMESEYSSILTVVVNQFLNFRGADWVFVNSFNTLEEEVVNCLASQRSIKPIGPMIPSVYLDRQLEDDTEYGLSLFKPALDGCMEWLDSKETGSVVYASFGSLAALGEEQMAEIAWGLRRSDCYFLWVVRESEEKKLPCNFVEGSSEKGLIVTWSPQLEVLSHKSVGCFMTHCGWNSTLEALSLGVPMVAVPQWTDQPTNAKYIADVWRVGVRVKANEKGIVTKEELEKCTREVMEGERGSEMRRNSEKWKKLAKTAMGEGGSSDKNITEFAAKIASKFNETTDSKA, from the exons GTCACATTAACCCCATGATCCAGTTCTCCAAGCAACTAGCCTCCAAAGGACTCCAAGTAACACTGGTCATCTTCTCAAGCCAGACGCTCTCGACGCCTGCCTCGCTTGGCTCAGTCAAAGTGGTGACCGTTTCTGATAGTTCTGATACAGGCAGCAGTTCCATAGGTGACCTTCTAAAACAATTCCAAGCTACAGTGGCACCAAAACTGCCACAACTCGTTGTAGAACTAGGTATCTCTTCTGGGCATCCAGTAAGTTGCCTAGTGTATGACTCATTCATGCCTTGGGTTCTAGAGATAGCTAGACAGCTTGGCCTCATTGGGGCTTCCTTCTTCACACAGTCATGTGCTGTTAGCTCTGTCTACTACCAAATCCATGAGGGGCAGCTAAAGATTCCACTAGAGAAGTTTCCTGTATCAGTTCCAGGGCTGCCACCTCTAGACGTTGATGAACTGCCATCATTCGTGCACGACATGGAATCAGAATACTCATCTATACTTACCGTAGTAGTCAATCAGTTTTTGAATTTCAGGGGAGCTGATTGGGTCTTTGTGAACAGTTTCAACACCCTGGAGGAGGAG GTGGTAAACTGCCTGGCAAGCCAGAGGTCAATCAAGCCAATAGGACCCATGATTCCATCAGTTTACTTGGACAGGCAGCTAGAGGATGACACAGAGTATGGCCTCAGCCTCTTCAAACCTGCTCTCGACGGTTGCATGGAATGGCTAGACTCAAAGGAAACTGGCTCCGTGGTTTACGCGTCATTTGGAAGCTTGGCTGCTCTGGGAGAAGAGCAAATGGCAGAAATAGCTTGGGGCCTAAGGAGGAGCGACTGCTACTTCTTGTGGGTAGTCAGAGAATCGGAAGAGAAAAAACTTCCATGTAACTTTGTGGAGGGGTCCTCAGAGAAGGGTCTGATTGTGACCTGGAGCCCTCAGCTAGAGGTTCTGTCTCACAAGTCTGTTGGTTGCTTCATGACTCATTGCGGGTGGAACTCGACGCTTGAAGCGTTGAGCTTAGGAGTGCCAATGGTGGCAGTGCCACAGTGGACTGATCAACCAACAAATGCGAAGTACATAGCAGATGTTTGGCGTGTAGGAGTTAGAGTGAAGGCAAATGAAAAGGGGATTGTCACAAAGGAAGAGTTAGAAAAGTGTACGAGGGAAGTCATGGAAGGTGAAAGAGGGAGTGAGATGAGAAGGAATTCTGAGAAATGGAAGAAACTAGCCAAAACAGCCATGGGTGAAGGTGGAAGCTCTGATAAGAATATTACGGAATTTGCAGCAAAGATTGCTAGCAAGTTCAATGAAACCACAGATTCAAAAGCGTGA
- the LOC18106941 gene encoding UDP-glycosyltransferase 74E2 isoform X3: protein MEKQERICHVVVIPYPVQGHINPMIQFSKRLASKGLQVTLVIFSSQTLSTPASLGSVKVVTISDSSDTGSSSIGDLLKQFQATVAPKLPQLVVELGISSGHPVSCLVYDSFMPWVLEIARQLGLIGASFFTQSCAVNSVYYQIHEGQLKIPLEKFPVSVPGLPPLDVDELPSFVHDMESEYSSILTLVVNQFLNFRGPDWVFVNSFNSLEEEVVNCLASQRSIKPIGPMIPSVYLDRQLEDDTEYGLSLFKPALDGCMEWLDSKETGSVVYASFGSLAALGEEQMAEIAWGLRRSDCYFLWVVRESEEKKLPCNFVEGSSEKGLIVTWSPQLEVLSHKSVGCFMTHCGWNSTLEALSLGVPMVAVPQWTDQPTNAKYIADVWRVGVRVKANEKGIVTKEELEKCTREVMEGERGSEMRRNSEKWKKLAKTAMGEGGSSDKNITEFAAKIASKFNETTDSKA from the exons GTCACATTAACCCCATGATCCAGTTCTCCAAGCGCCTAGCCTCCAAAGGACTCCAAGTAACACTGGTCATCTTCTCAAGCCAGACGCTCTCGACGCCTGCCTCGCTTGGCTCAGTCAAAGTGGTGACCATTTCTGATAGTTCTGATACAGGCAGCAGTTCCATAGGTGACCTTCTAAAACAATTCCAAGCTACAGTGGCACCAAAACTGCCACAGCTCGTTGTAGAACTAGGTATCTCTTCTGGGCATCCAGTAAGTTGCCTAGTGTATGACTCATTCATGCCTTGGGTTCTAGAGATAGCTAGACAGCTTGGCCTCATTGGGGCTTCCTTCTTCACACAGTCATGTGCTGTTAACTCTGTCTACTACCAAATCCATGAGGGGCAGCTAAAGATTCCACTAGAGAAGTTTCCTGTATCAGTTCCAGGGCTGCCACCTCTAGACGTTGATGAACTGCCATCATTCGTGCACGACATGGAATCAGAATACTCATCTATACTTACCCTAGTAGTCAATCAGTTTTTGAATTTCAGGGGACCTGATTGGGTCTTTGTGAACAGTTTCAACTCCCTGGAGGAGGAG GTGGTAAACTGCCTGGCAAGCCAGAGGTCAATCAAGCCAATAGGACCCATGATTCCATCAGTTTACTTGGACAGGCAGCTAGAGGATGACACAGAGTATGGCCTCAGCCTCTTCAAACCTGCTCTCGACGGTTGCATGGAATGGCTAGACTCAAAGGAAACTGGCTCCGTGGTTTACGCGTCATTTGGAAGCTTGGCTGCTCTGGGAGAAGAGCAAATGGCAGAAATAGCTTGGGGCCTAAGGAGGAGCGACTGCTACTTCTTGTGGGTAGTCAGAGAATCGGAAGAGAAAAAACTTCCATGTAACTTTGTGGAGGGGTCCTCAGAGAAGGGTCTGATTGTGACCTGGAGCCCTCAGCTAGAGGTTCTGTCTCACAAGTCTGTTGGTTGCTTCATGACTCATTGCGGGTGGAACTCGACGCTTGAAGCGTTGAGCTTAGGAGTGCCAATGGTGGCAGTGCCACAGTGGACTGATCAACCAACAAATGCGAAGTACATAGCAGATGTTTGGCGTGTAGGAGTTAGAGTGAAGGCAAATGAAAAGGGGATTGTCACAAAGGAAGAGTTAGAAAAGTGTACGAGGGAAGTCATGGAAGGTGAAAGAGGGAGTGAGATGAGAAGGAATTCTGAGAAATGGAAGAAACTAGCCAAAACAGCCATGGGTGAAGGTGGAAGCTCTGATAAGAATATTACGGAATTTGCAGCAAAGATTGCTAGCAAGTTCAATGAAACCACAGATTCAAAAGCGTGA